CCTGTTAAAGTTTCAACTCCGTCAGTAATAGTAAATGTACCCAAAACATAAACGAAATTATTTACCCCTCGGTTCTTAGTTGGTTGTTGTTCCCGCTCAATAATTTCAAACTTAGGAATAATTGAAAATTGATTCTCAGAAACTACTCGTTGCACAGCTGCTTTAATCGCTGCTTCTGATTGAAAAGAATATCGTTGAAAGTTATTGTTACCGTCTTTGGCAATTGCTCCGATATCATGATTAGCCTTAGCAATCTTTTCAGCTAGTGGTACATAATCTTTAGGTTGCTCTTTAATTGATTCTGTCATGTGCTTGCCTCCTAGCTAATCGTTGTCTTTCGGTTAGGTTTCAAGTGTGCACCTGCTACTTCTTTGCCGTCTTTCAAGTCCTGATAAATCTTTTGGCGATCAATCTTGACGACTTCTTCTTTGATCTTGTACTCGGCTGGTAGCTTGTCACTATCCGAAACAATCGTTTTATCACGATAATTACGAGGTTTCAGAATATGATTCTTAGTCTGCAATTTCTTAATGTTTGCTTCGTCCAAAATACCAGTCATGTACTCTTGCAGATTATTTATTCTGTTTTCAGCAAAGTGTTTTTGATCAGTTAACTTTCTGATTTTATCTTTTAGAAAAGTAACTTCAGAGTTTGTTTTCTCAATAACAGCTGCTAGACTGTCTAGCTTTTCGTCACGTGTTAATTCCAGTGCATCAAGCGTGTCTTTCATCGCAACTGGATCAAGGTCATCCTTATCCATAATTTGTTTAATGGCATCGTTAATTTCAAAAAGCTTCATAGTTATCTCCTGCTTCCTTAATCATGTCTGGTATCTTACCAAGTTGGCTTAGTAGATTATTAGTTAGTGCTCTGTTGTGAAATTCAATAAAGCTCTGCTTAAATTGTTTGAATTCTATTGTGTTTTGGAGCGCTTGATAAGCCATTCTTACCTTTTGGTATGATTCCCCTTGTCCTTGTGGCAAAAGCTCTGTGAGCCTATTTTCAACATCTTCAGTAGCCTGCTGTTCAATCATTTCTGTTAAATCATCTTTAGTAATATTCATGACCTGTCCTCCTCAATTGGTTCGCTAAACTTAAGCCAGACTTTATGCCAATCATCATCCGAAATATTTGTGTGCTTTGAGTCAACTAAGTCAAAATAGGCGTCTCTAAATTCCGCAGCAATCAATGGTTCGGGACTATAGCCTGATCTGGAATAGTTACCAAAGAACCACTCTCCATCGAGTTTGAATAAAAAGCTTTCTCCAATTTTAAAAATGCGTTTTTCTTCAGCTAACTCACATTGTTCCCATAGCCAAGCTGCACCGCCCATTGCTTTTACAAGGTCAGCTTCACCCGGATTTACTAATTCTTGATTAACTATCTCCTTTAGCTGATCAAAAGTGAATGGCGTAGATGGTATATCCTCTCTAAATCCCCAAACATTACCTAACCGGTAATTCGCTAGATTCACACCATTTTTACTAAAAACTCGTCTCTCTTCGCTCATTGTGCTATACTCTCCTTGTATATATTTATATTGCATAGTCCACAATCTGTACCAGAGATTGCGGACTTTTTGTTTTCACCATAGCAGTTACTCGCAATAACTAAATTTTCTTCCAAATGCTTTTTATGTAGTTTTTCTTTAAAGCTCATCTTTCGTCGCTCCTTTCTTATCACGCTTCAGAAAATACAAAGCACTGATAAACAGCACTGCTGCAATCACCAATAGGATTGCTCCAACATCTTCGAACAATTGCGTTACACCGTTATTCCAGATGCAGTTCGCGTCATAAGC
This DNA window, taken from Lactobacillus sp. ESL0684, encodes the following:
- a CDS encoding siphovirus Gp157 family protein → MKLFEINDAIKQIMDKDDLDPVAMKDTLDALELTRDEKLDSLAAVIEKTNSEVTFLKDKIRKLTDQKHFAENRINNLQEYMTGILDEANIKKLQTKNHILKPRNYRDKTIVSDSDKLPAEYKIKEEVVKIDRQKIYQDLKDGKEVAGAHLKPNRKTTIS